A genomic window from Salvia splendens isolate huo1 chromosome 11, SspV2, whole genome shotgun sequence includes:
- the LOC121753632 gene encoding thioredoxin domain-containing protein 9 homolog, which produces MDNSIVQEILEQQVLSVAKAVEEQIDDQISALDRLDPDDIEALRERRLQQMKKMAEKRSRWIKLSHGEYTEIHNEKEFFSIVKASERVVCHFYRENWPCKVMDKHLAILAKQHVETRFIKLNAEKSQYLSEKLRIVVLPTLALVKNAKVEDYVVGFDELGGRDDFSTEELEERISKAEVIIFEGESLGKLSKLKAPTRNVRHGAASYASDSE; this is translated from the exons ATGGATAACTCAATAGTTCAAGAG ATATTGGAGCAGCAAGTCCTGTCGGTGGCGAAGGCAGTGGAGGAACAGATTGATGACCAGATCTCAGCGTTGGATCGGTTGGATCCTGACGATATTGAGGCCTTGAGGGAGCGGAGGCTGCAGCAGATGAAGAAAATGGCGGAGAAGAGGAGCCGTTGGATCAAACTCAGCCATGGCGAGTACACTGAGATCCACAACGAGAAGGAGTTTTTCTCTATTGTCAAGGCTAGTGAACGCGTCGTCTGTCACTTTTATCGCGAAAATTGGCCTTGCAAG GTTATGGACAAGCATTTGGCTATACTGGCAAAACAACATGTTGAAACACGATTTATAAAACTCAATGCTGAGAAGAGTCAATATCTGAGTGAGAAGCTCCGGATAGTTGTTCTTCCAACCCTAGCTCTTGTTAAGAACGCTAAAGTGGAGGACTATGTG GTGGGCTTCGATGAGCTCGGTGGGAGGGATGACTTCAGCACAGAGGAACTAGAAGAGAGGATATCAAAAGCAGAGGTCATTATTTTCGAGGGTGAATCATTAGGGAAGCTGTCCAAATTGAAAGCTCCAACCAGAAATGTCCGCCATGGTGCTGCTTCGTACGCATCGGATTCCGAGTAG
- the LOC121753633 gene encoding succinate dehydrogenase subunit 4, mitochondrial-like codes for MATSKSASAAIRLSRSAASAFRASSAGRQVPHTPSSAGQLTRSDLASAIGRPRALMFPSGSNISSSTLFSASCLNRVASRPYSSSAQIPGTRAIRSVLWHINDGMEEVLADYVHHEMTRTWISICLRLFVIIMTKDVVVAVADL; via the exons ATGGCAACTTCTAAAAGCGCATCAGCGGCGATTCGCCTTAGCAGATCGGCGGCGTCAGCCTTCCGAGCGTCCAGCGCCGGCCGACAGGTTCCCCACACTCCATCTTCCGCCGGCCAATTGACCCGCTCAGATCTCGCTTCTGCTATTGGGCGACCCCGTGCCCTAATGTTCCCCAGTGGCAGCAACATCTCTTCTTCTACTCTGTTCTCTGCCTCATGCCTCAACCGCGTAGCATCCCGCCCCTACTCTTCTTCTGCTCAG ATCCCAGGAACTAGAGCTATTCGGTCTGTACTCTGGCATATAAATGACGGCATGGAAGAGGTTCTGGCAGATTATGTTCACCATGAAATGACTCGAACTTGGATCTCGATCTGTTTGAGACTGTTCGTTATAATCATGACTAAGGACGTTGTCGTTGCTGTTGCTGATCTCTAA